Proteins found in one Triticum aestivum cultivar Chinese Spring chromosome 4D, IWGSC CS RefSeq v2.1, whole genome shotgun sequence genomic segment:
- the LOC123098329 gene encoding casein kinase II subunit alpha-2 — MSTARVYADVNVRRPREYWDYEALSVQWGEQDDYEVVRKVGRGKYSEVFEGINVTNDERCVIKILKPVKKKKIKREIKILQNLCGGPNIIKLLNVVRDQQSKTPSLVFEYVNSTDFKVLYPTFTDYDIRFYIYELLKALDYCHSQGIMHRDVKPHNVMIDHELRKLRLIDWGLAEFYFPEKEYNVRVASRYFKGPELLVDFQGYDYSLDMWSLGCMFAGMIFRKEPFFYGHDNHDQLFKIAKVLGTDELNAYLGKYRIVLDPQLEALIGRHNRKSWSKFVNAENRHLVSEEAIDFLDKLLRFDHQDRLTAEEAMAHEYFHQVRAAENSRGRT, encoded by the exons ATGTCGACGGCCCGCGTCTACGCGGACGTGAACGTGCGCCGCCCCAGGGAGTACTGGGACTACGAGGCCCTCTCCGTCCAATGGGG TGAGCAGGATGATTATGAGGTCGTGCGGAAAGTAGGCAGAGGGAAATACAGTGAAGTCTTTGAAGGGATTAATGTAACAAACGATGAGCGTTGCGTCATTAAAATCCTCAAGCCTGTTAAGAAAAAGAAG ATAAAGAGGGAAATAAAGATTCTTCAGAACCTTTGTGGTGGTCCAAATATTATTAAGCTTCTTAATGTCGTCAGAGACCAGCAATCAAAAACTCCAAGTTTGGTATTTGAATATGTAAACAGCACAGATTTCAAAGTTCTCTATCCAACATTTACAGACTATGACATCCGGTTCTATATTTATGAACTTCTTAAG GCATTAGATTACTGTCATTCCCAAGGAATTATGCATCGTGATGTCAAGCCTCACAATGTTATGATTGACCATGAGCTTCGCAAGCTTCGCCTGATTGATTGGGGACTTGCTGAGTTTTACTTTCCTGAGAAGGAGTACAACGTTCGTGTTGCTTCGAG GTATTTTAAGGGGCCTGAATTGCTTGTTGATTTCCAAGGGTATGACTACTCTTTGGATATGTGGAGCCTTGGCTGTATGTTTGCTGGAATG ATATTCCGCAAGGAACCATTCTTCTATGGTCACGACAACCATGACCAGCTTTTCAAAATAGCCAAG GTGCTAGGTACAGATGAACTTAATGCTTATTTGGGAAAATACAGAATTGTGCTTGATCCTCAGCTAGAGGCACTGATTGGGAG GCATAACAGGAAATCTTGGTCCAAGTTTGTCAATGCTGAAAATAGGCATCTCGTGTCCGAAGAG GCCATCGACTTTCTTGATAAACTTCTTCGCTTTGACCATCAAGATAGGCTTACAGCCGAAGAAGCCATG GCGCATGAGTACTTTCATCAGGTGAGGGCAGCAGAAAACAGCAGGGGGAGAACGTAG